Proteins from one Cervus canadensis isolate Bull #8, Minnesota chromosome 25, ASM1932006v1, whole genome shotgun sequence genomic window:
- the METTL7B gene encoding methyltransferase-like protein 7B: MDALVRLLQLLVFLLTLPLHLMALLGLWEPLCKTYFPYLMAVLAVKSNRVMESKKRELFSQIKGLAGASGKVALLELGSGTGANFQFYPTGCKVTCLDPNPHFEKFLTRSMAENRHLEYERFVVAFGEDMSQLADGSMDVVVSTLVLCSVQSPKRVLQEVRRVLRPGGVLFFWEHVAEPCGSWAFLWQQVLQPTWRHIGDGCHLTRETWRDLEDAQFSELQVEQHPPPIKWLPVGPHIMGKAVK, translated from the exons ATGGACGCCCTGGTCCGACTCCTGCAGCTGCTGGTGTTTCTCCTGACCCTCCCCCTGCACCTCATGGCTCTACTGGGTTTGTGGGAGCCCCTGTGCAAGACCTATTTCCCCTACCTGATGGCCGTGCTAGCGGTCAAGAGCAACCGAGTGATGGAGAGCAAGAAACGGGAACTCTTCAGCCAGATCAAGGGGCTGGCAGGTGCCTCGGGGAAGGTGGCCCTGCTGGAGCTGGGCAGTGGCACCGGTGCCAACTTCCAGTTCTACCCCACTGGCTGCAAGGTCACCTGCCTGGACCCCAATCCTCACTTCGAGAAGTTCCTGACAAGGAGCATGGCCGAGAACAGGCATCTCGAGTATGAACGGTTTGTGGTGGCTTTCGGAGAGGACATGAGCCAGCTGGCCGACGGCTCCATGGACGTGGTGGTCAGCACCTTGGTGCTGTGCTCTGTGCAGAGTCCAAAGAGGGTCCTGCAGGAAGTCCGGAGAGTTCTGAGGCCG GGAGGAGTGCTCTTTTTCTGGGAGCACGTGGCAGAGCCATGTGGAAGCTGGGCCTTCCTGTGGCAACAAGTTTTACAGCCCACCTGGAGGCACATTGGGGATGGCTGCCACCTCACCAGAGAGACCTGGAGAGACCTGGAGGACGCCCAGTTCTCTGAACTCCAAGTGGAACAACACCCTCCTCCCATCAAGTGGTTACCTGTAGGGCCCCACATCATGGGAAAGGCGGTGAAATAA